From Melospiza melodia melodia isolate bMelMel2 chromosome 2, bMelMel2.pri, whole genome shotgun sequence:
CTTGTTGGAAAGCAGCGCTTCTGAGAGCCTTGAAGCCTGACCATTTATAAACAGCACTCTGAATTTTGAATGTTTTTGCAGCTCTTTAGAAAAGCAATGATCAGGAGAGTTTTTCCAGCTAGATCTTGCTACCCATATTAAAACAGGCAACACTGCTGGAGATTGCATATTTTTGGCAGTTCCTAGTCTCCCATTACTTAGCTTGAGACATATTCTTATTAGCTGATTTTAGACAATTGCAGGGCCTTCAGCTCCCTAGCTCTGTTAATCACCTCCACTTCTCTGCAATGAAACAGCCAAGGCTGAGCTCTGTCACCCTGTTTGAGAAAGAAGTTCAGTGCTGACCTCAGTGACAGATGGAAATGTGGGACTAAGGAAAGCACACTGATGGGGcatgtcacagaatcatagaatcatagaatggtgtgggttggaagggaccttaaagatcatcccattccaacccccctgccatgggcatggacACATGGACCCCTcccactagaacaggttgctcagggctccatccagcctggccatgaacactgccagggatggggcacccaaaACTTGTCTGGGCAATGCCACACAGTGTTATTGATGTCTGACAGGTCCTAGTTACACTGCCTGTGTCCTCATGTGCCAGCAAGACATTTATTTTCCTgagaacaggaaagaagaatGAATGCAAAAGAAGGGGGACCTGCCAAAGGAATGTCCCTTGGCTGCTGCTCTGGTAGCAGTGCCTGTGGGGAGCTGCTGTTTATTTGGAAAGCTGGGCACAGATGTGAGGAATGTTGGCTACCCAGCACTTCTCATGCACTGTGGCACATCCTGGACTTGGTTCAGGTTGTCAGAATCCTTCAGAAAACTGCAAGCCCACAAGTGGACTCTGTAGAAGGCAGTGAGCCTCTGGCATgcgcccagcagggctgggaggctgCGGGAGCAGGAGGCGCCGCTGTGCTGCTGGATGAGGCGTGTGCCagctggctgtgggcacctgcACTTCACGTCTTTGCAAAACCAAAGTCATCTCTgggggagggagcaggaggggaggagcagcagcaccttgtACCCGATGCATCAATGCTGCAGGCTGGGGGAAGTCTACTCCCCACTGCTGCATCGAGCAATTACAGCTGTCAGCAATGCGGGGGTGATGCCAATTCCAGCATTTTCTGATTTCTGAGGGCTCACTTGGCACCttcagggctgtgccctcagtgatGTATTGCAAGCTGTGTGATTTTTGCAGTGGAGCAGATTTGCACCCTTGTTTTCAGGGCTGCCACACAGCAGAGTTTCCTGCAGCGGTGTTCCTGTGCCAGCTGGGACTGGGCGGGCTGGGGGACACAGATGTCACCCCCAGGCCCATGGAGGGCCTGAGACAGCACAGGCAGCCGGAACAGCGGGACAAGAACTCCCTGGAGGGGTGTTTTCCATGTTGCTATCCAGCTGCATGTCAGCCCTGAGCTTTGTAAGAGCCTGTCTGGCTTGTGAGGGACCCCCCTTCAGCAGAGGAGCTCCTCTTCCTGGTTGTTGTCTCAAATACAAAATGTTTCGCAGCATTTTCCGTGCTGCATGTTCCACCACAAGCACCAGCAGCACTACAATGACTGAAAACCTCTTGGAAACTCCAGGACCATGGCTCACAGGCCTTGTGTCAGCACAGTGAGTTAAAACgggggtttggggcagggagagatgTCTGGCCAGCTTAAAACCACACAAAGATGGAGGCCACAAATATCAGCTGCAAGTTCCAGTGGCTTGTCAAGCAGCATCCCCAGAAAGCATGTGTCTTAAATAGCTTGAAATGTGAGCAGAGATGACAGAAGAATGCTCCCAAAGCCAGCTGGATGTGAATGTGTGCTGCTAGAAGTCGACCAGcaggctgctgggggaggaggccATGAGCAGCTCTGCTCGTGTGGGTGTTGGGGTGGTCCAGGACAGAGCCCCAAGACACGCCAGGTTGTGCATTCCGTGCAGTGCaccaaaggaaaggaggaaggtgTGATCCCTCCTTTCCCTAAAACACACACCTAAAGGAGCAGGGAGAGAAGGGGACACTCACTCTGTTCACAGGAGAGTCCTGAGGAGCCTCTCAGCagaggggacagccctgcccagaggcCCCAGAGCCATCACAGAGCAGACAAGCAGAGCCCCTTCCCCTTCAGCACAAACTCTTCCAAACACTGCTCCAAGATCCCAGTGCTGGGCATCttcaccctgtgggaagggctgCAGGTACAGCCcatgcagagcagggctcagaTGCCCATCTGCACAGACAAAAGCACCTGGGAGCGGTCTGATTCAAACCAAAATTCTCTAAATTGCTGACTTTATTCGCAGGTTAAATCATCTTCATTCTGCATTTGTGCTTTATTTCGGTGGGTTTACTGTCATTGGCTGAGAGCTATGAGAGTATGTTGATAAATATAGACTTTACATTAAAATTGGCAATCTTTTTAACCTGGTAGATATGTTAATCTATTCCCATTTGTACAAGCACCGCACAGTTATAACGTGCATTAATTCAAATACttaatttacattttattttgttaGGAAATAGTGAATGAAGCATTTTTTACTTGACATTTAGAAAATGGAATATTTAATTGATTGCAAAAACAGCATTTAAAAATGGTTTCTTGAATTATTAATACAAACTAAAATGGAGTGGATACATAAAAGCCTGCTTGAACAAACTGCTGTAGCCTTTTTAGGCAGGTTTGTTTCATGCAAGAACAACCTGATCCAACCACAATCTTATCCCTAATGTGAGCAGGGGCTTGGAGTACAAAACTCCAGAGAGGCTTCTTCCCTCCTCAGTCTTTCTGTGGTGAGTAAATGGGTTCTTCCAGTGACTGCATCATTCAGGCTTTCAGAACGAGGAAATGCCAAGGTCTCACACTTCTTTTCCTTGCTTGTTGTCAATGTGTAAAAAATAATCCCTTTGCTACTCCCAGATGGGGTTTCAGTTTTGAGTGAGTTGTTTCTTCAGTGGCAGCAACCCAGCCCACTGAAACTAAATGGCACACCTGCAAAAACAGACCGAAGGGGACACCTTGCTGAACGTTTCTGTCACACCAAGATGTAGGAGCTCAGTGTTTGTCACAGCTTTGCCTGCCCTTAAGCCTTGGGCACAAATGTGTTTTTCTAAAACTAACACTCCTAGTTTCTTTTATGTATTCAGGAAAATAAACATAAATTAGCATACATTAATCAAGATGTTTGACtatttttataaatgaaattcATTTTATTAGATAAAAACAGCTTTATTTCTTCTGATACTGTAACTAATAGGAAGCAGAGTTGGAGAAACTTCCTTCAGTTGTCTTTGGAAAGAAAGGTAGGATATTTAATTTCCTTCTTTTAGTctttaactctttcagtgctgcAGTCTCCCTTGTCTACAGCCAGATCTTTAGAGCAGATGTTGCCACTGAGGCTCTCAATGCCTTCACACTGGCAGGGAGGAAGCAGAGCTGTGGTTGATGATAGAAAGCAGAACAGCTCAGAAATTTTCAAACCAGGCATGTCTGGGAGGAGATGGGCTTATTTTCAGTCTGTAAGAGCAAGCTGTCTCttgggaatggcttccactgccagctTGAGACCTCTGGGCTGATTTGGGCAACATTTGAATTGAATATATGCGATGGTGAGAGAGCGTTCCCCACACAGCTCTGGGCGGTGGTTGGGTGAGTAATACCTGAAGAGTGCTTGGAGAAAGGCTGGGTGTTGCTGAGCTGGGGCTGAGTTTATCCACAGGCAGGAGAGGAAGGTGGCCCTGCTGGTGGGAGGTGACAGTCGTGGCTGGGATGGCTCCCGTGCCATGGCCATGGTGGTGGCAGAGCCTGAGGAACGGCAGCCTGAGGAGCACGTCTGCTCCTTGGAAAGGGGAATACTTTGCTGAACATCCTCGTCAGCACATTTGCCCAGCTACTCAGGAAAGATGCCCACAGATGGGGCAATCAAACTGGGCAAGATAAATTGGTCCTTTGTGTGCAGGACCAATTATTATTAATAAATGGGCTTAACAAGGCTGCAAAATTCTTCCCTCTTGTCACGCTCTGTGGCTCCAGCCTCCTGAAACTCAGACTTGACTCCACTCATCAACTAGGATATTTCCAATCACTCTAAAAGGGCAATTTCTCCAGCACCATTTTAGAAAGTGTTTATGTTGCACTGACAGCTGTTCCAGGAAATCTGCAAGCTAGCCAGTTCTGTAACAGAGTTCATGATTACTTTAACTGAGTATATCCCTGCTTTAAGCACTTCAGTTCTTGGAGAAGTAAACTTCTCAGATCCCATCACCACCACAGTGATCCAGGTAAATATTAACAaggatcttaaaaaaaaaaaaaaatcaagtaatttTTCACAGATTTTTTGGCTACTTCCTATCAACCTGATTTTATTTTGTTGACCTggatttcttgtttgttttagAGAGAAGCAATTTACTTCCCTGCTGTTCCAGTATTTCACATCTGGACTGCTGTGGCAGCCTTCTTGACATCATTAAGGACCAAAAAAGGGCTggctcttttccagcctcataGGTTTTCCTCAGCAGTCCCGAGTCTGACAGAGATCAACCCACAGATGCCTCCAGGTGGCTTTCACAGGACGACAAACATCATTTATTGAGGACTgatgataaaaaaaaatctttgccccaagaggtgccatttAAAACCCTTCTTTACTGTTTGCCTAGGAAGCACACCATCTCCATATGACACCAGCACCAACACAGAATAAATATTTACAGAACACTTCCTCTCCTCTCATTACAAACAATTCTGCTATCTCCAGTCAGTAATGGACAAGTGCCATGTTCAATTATATCAAAAACAAAAGGCATTCTAAAAAAAGCTGCCCATGTTTCCAGCCTTGTCACTTACAGGCTTTGTTCCCACTGGCTTCAGTTTTGTACTTTGTATTTTCCAGCTTCTGCTGGTTCTTTCCCTCCTCTGGTGATTAAATATCGCACAGCTATTGCCCATATTCCCTCTCTTCCAAGGTTAGCTTTTAATGTGCTTTCATTTGCATTTATACTTGCAAGCCACTGAAAAATGCCCAGGTTTTATCCAAATTTTGGTCTAAGTTGTCTCATTGTGCAAGTCAGAGCATTCCCTCCAGCAGAAGTCCCTGGAATGCTCCTGGCTGCTGGCTGGTGCTTCAAACACCTCTCTGGCCCACAGTTCTAGAGAGCTTCCTGCTAATGCTGGCCATTAAATCCTGTGTCACATCCATCCAAACCAAGCTGCTGGGAGCAGTTTCCATCCTTCATCACCCCTGCCCCCCTGCCCAAAGCCCATTTTCCAGTTCAGGGCACATCCACCATTTCTTCTGTCAGTGGAGCACCAGGGGATGTCTGAGTAACCCCCAGCTGGAGAGATgagctctcctggcacagcctgctcACCCACTGGGTCATGGCAGAGTCTCCCTGTCACTAAAACCACACCAGAGACACAGCCAACACCTCCCAGGATTTGCTTCTCCTCTCTTTAAGAAAGGAAGCCCCAGGAAGTGATGCCATGCGATCTGGGCATCGAGTGTGGCAGGGTACCACAAACCAGATAAGCCACAGCCTGGGGAAGAACTCATCCTTTTTACTGTGCAGaatgaacagaaaaacagaatgAACATCCCTTCTCGAGGCAAAGGCAAAGACTGACTCAGTGCTAACTCACTTGAACAGAAAACAACGCCAGCTTCTGAGCTGAGGGTTCCTGACCCTTCTGCCAGGGTCCCCATGCAATGACAAGGTGGGAGTAGCACTGATCTGAGCTCACACTCTCCTCTGAACCCGAGCAGAGCTTTGGCTTCATAACTAAACCAGCAAAATCCTCCATGGATCCTCATACAAGTAATTTGGGTGAGGAAAACATTCCAGGTGAAAGGCTTAAACCTTCCTGGTGAGCAGACCACAGGGAGGAAGAAGACTTGGCTTGTCAGTCTCCAGGCTGTGCCAATGGAATCCATGAAGAGGAGCTCCAGGATGGGCCATCTCCTCACAGTTATCTGCAGACACTGCAGATCTTCAGGAATTGGTTTGGAGCTCTATTATGTTATGTTAGTAACAGCAGCCAGAGTTTCTGGCAACAAGGTGACTGTGACCTTCTGAGAAGCAAGCTATCAGTGTGTCTGGAAAACCTGTCCACCTTCTTGGAGGCACGTGGTTTGTCCTGATGGCTTCTCAGCTGTGCTGCCCAACACACAGTGAGGGTTGGCCTTTGTCACCTCCACTCCTCCTCATTTAAGAGAAGGCAACTGATGAAGTAAATGATCAAACAATAGTGGGAATAAATGttcaccctgcaggggcaggtaTTTTTCACAGCCACCAGAAAGCTCAGTAGCTTTGTGCAAGTACATCAGGTACATTTCCAAGCCTGACTTATGCAGAATGTCACCTTTCAGTGACAGGACTGCTACATGGAAAAGCTGTACCACATTCACCATTTACAATAAATGCAGAGCTAAGAAAGAAAAACTAGAGAGCGATTGCTGCAGTTTATTTTGGAGGTGACATCAAGGTGACAAAGAGAGCATTGGTTTCAATGAATTTTATTTCATTCTGTATTATACAAGTGGGATCTGAATCCCAAACTTCCCACCATCAATGCCATGGAGAAGCACCATTACACAAGAGGAAGGCAGAATTTTGAGGCTGGAAGACAGACTGGACCAAGCTGTTTCTCCCCACTGGTCAGAAATTCTTCCTCCTTCACACAGAGTGCTTCCCAGACCAGCAGGTTTACCCCAGGAATAAGAGAGACAAAGCTAGCTCTAAAcatccctctgcctcctcctctccccaacAAAAGAGGCTGCCCAATGCCAGCAGTGGAATGGTTAAAGACAGGGAGCACATCAGGTTTTCAGTCTCTCAACCAGCCCACTAGATTAAGAAGTAGCCTGGTTACTCCCTCTCTCCTGAAAAAGATCCAGGAAAATGAATGACCTAAAACGCTGAAGACTTACCTCCTTTCCTTCCCCCATCCCATGGCCTTGTTCTCTAAGCAGAGAACAGGCAATGAACTCTGAGGAGGCTGAAGGAAAGCCAAGGAAAATCAGGGGCTACCTGAATCCCTGGGAATCTGGTGGCTACCCTGGTGCCCTCATTCATTCCCTTTGAGGTTCAGAGACCTGTTTGGAATAGTACACAGAGAGGGCCTCCCTTAAGGACTCAGAAGCAACCAGGGATACAGAACACACAGGAAGCACCGTGAGGGTACACACCATTCCAGGGATGGCCCAAACCACAAACAGGGCAAGACTTCCCTTCAGCCAAGGCCCCAagggctgggggaactgggacgaggccctggcagggggaagAGAGCTCCTGCAGCAGTACTGAGGTCTCCTGTGAATTTACTTCTTCTTCCTCTCCTGGGAACAGCGAGGGCAGAACCTGTTAGAAAAGGAAGAACAAAGCCAACATTTAGGACATGACATGAGCCTTAAGTGCATGGTCCCAAAAGACCTTTTCCAAGGTCCCTGACAAAGCCTTAATTCAAattttccttttaatgatatcttCTAAGTGTGTATATATAGTACTTTTTCCCCTGGCACCAAGGACCTCCCCATTCCAAAGGTCAAATGGGCCCCCCAGGTTGCTTCACTCACCATTTTCCTCTTGGTTTTGTTGTCAGACCCACACAGGCAAAATGAAACCATTCAATGGAACACTGTTGGGATGAAGAGCAGCCAGTTAAAGAGCAGTTTCCTTTTGAAATTGTTGCTTTTGGGCTACCAGAGTTTCCCAGCATTTAATCACAAACTCCAAAATCCCTGGCAGTGATCAAGGATTGAATGTTCACACCCAACCTACACACTGTTAGCAAGGAGAACTCCCCTTCTCCCTTGCTAAGTTTAGGGACAAGAAAACATTTTAAGGAAAACCCTGCAGAGAGAGGCACTTCAGAGGTCCTTGCCAGCCACACCTCTGCCCATCCCAACTCCTGAGGAAAGCCCTCTCCTGGTCACTGCTTGCTGTGCCTGGGACCACCCAAGCAGGACAAGCCTTTCCATGCAGGACTCATCTCCACTCCATTCCCCCCACTTCCACCATGTGCAGGCTCTTACATCTGGGTTGTCACAGCCAATCATCTCCCCATAGGAGACCTGGTGGCAGAGGCAGTAGGTGGGCTCATTGGGGTCCACAGGCATATCCAGTACATCCGAGGGGTGCACATTCCCAAAGGTGACAGAAGGCATCCCATACTCTGTGCTACTGCAGGACAGGAATAAAGTAAGTCAGCAAAGTACCTGGCTTTGAGCACCTCTGTGTGTCCCAAGACAGTGCCCTTGCTGGCCAGAGACAGACACTTCTCTCAGTTAAGTACCCACACTCAAGGGGGTCTGCTTTCCCCTCCAACCCACACCCCCCTGAGAACAGGGGAATAAAGAAGTTTCCTTCCTCTTGCCTCCCAAGAAGGGACAGAGGACACACAGTTCCAGTGTGGAAGCCTGGCTAGGCCTGCCTTGGTCTGATTTCCAGTGCTGCTTCTCATTCCCTCGAGTCCCTTCAACACTTACGTGCGGACCAGCTTCAGTTTCTTTTGGGCAGTTTTTGGTGCTTCCTCATCAGAGTTTTTCCCTTTGGAGCGAGCACGGGcagcttttttctctttctgggcTCGGCCCTCTGGTAAGAAGAGAAAAAGGTGTTGCATCTGTCACCCCACCAAAACAGACACCTGACAGtgacaacccctgcagcactaaaaCACACTCCTGGCTGTGGAATGCACACTTGCTTTGGGCTGTGCACCCCATCCCGATTTATCTATCAGCCTTGAATGAGCTCACACAAGAAGAGCCCAGTCACCATCTCTTTACCTGTCCTTCAGCCTCCAGCGCAACAGCCTTTGATCTGCACCACTCCAGTGCCTGCCTTCATCCCCAGCACTTCCACAGTcacctggctgcctcctgaatcAGTGTGCAGCCCAGTGTGGTACTCACTCTTCTTGCCCTTGCTGGAAGAACTGTCATAGTCACTCGACTCTATCTGCTTCTCCTTCAGGTCCGCTTCAAAGCGGGCGAGGTCCGTGTCCAGCCGCCGGATGTGCTTGTCCACCTGCAAGGACACCAGGGGCAGGGGTTACCACAGGACAGGGCccagggaggcagagggaggaCAAACAGGGGACAAAGGGGCAGGGGGCTGGCACTAAAGAGCCGAGGAGCAAGAGTGGGCATGGCCTAAGAATGAGAGCTCAGGGCCTGGCGAGATGGGCGGCTTTAGTTCGGGCGTTCACAGGATAAGCACGAGGCACTTCCCTTCATACCATCTCATAGGTCTGCATTGCCAGCTGAACCTTGTCGTCCCCAAATTCCTTGCACTTCCCATAGGCCTCCTGGATCTGCTTGAGAAGCCCCAGTTTTTCCTCTGAAGACAAAGTCCGTGCATTGCTGATATACTCCGTGGCCAACTTATCGATCTCTGACTTGAGGTCTGAAAGAAGGGAGCCATTAAATACACAAACACCTCACACACCACAGTGCCCTCCATCAGGAGAGACTCAGtgactgcagcagctccaggcctccTCCCCTGCCTGGAGATCCCCATGACAAAGGCAAAGCAAAGAAAAGCTGCTCAAGCTACTTCTCCTTGTCTTGGCAACAAAACCGTCCCTGATCCTCACCTTCCGTCCTCTGATCCAGATCCCGCATGAGCTGAAAGTTTCTCTGTAATTCAAAGGGCAGGTTCTCAATACCTGCAGAGAAAGGAGAATACATGGAGAAATCAGATCCTTGTTCCTTGCCAAGGCAGGAACAAAGCTAACCAATAACACACATACCCCTGGTGCACATCAGCTTCCATTGTTGCTGGCCCCAAAGGAGACAGACTATAAAAGTGTGATACATTTAATGCAGAAGCCTCCTTCTAGAATACATATTAGTTAGCAGAAAACTGCTGCCGTGCAGAGAGTGCCGCACTAAGAAAGCAGAAACCCAAAATCTGTAATGAGTGTCAGTCTTTATAACACAACATCTCCATCCGAAAACTCCACTCAGTAATGAAAGAAACACCACAACAGCTGGTAAATAAAGCCATTTAGTTATTTCTCACAAAGATGTAAAAATTAAGTTGATCAAATGCTAATTCACTGAAAAGTGAGTCTGTTTAATGCATTCATTTAACATACAGGGGACAGCAGACACTTTGGGCAGAGCAAAGATCAAGTCTGAGATGGGATGGGGAACAGTCTTAACCCCTCATGACTTGTAACTTGTGGTGCCTTCTGCACTGTCATCTCAGAGTGGTGTGTCCAACACCTGGAAGGATGCCACACATTGTGAATAATAAACGCTTGTAGGGCTCTGACTGAGCAATGTGAAGTTGATAGTCAATTAATTTTCAATGCAGTGTGCTACTCACCCCCCAGGCATCACCAGATGCTCAACTGGCAAAGCTGGTAAAAACAATTCTCATTTTTCCATGCCTGTCTAGTCAAAATGAGATCTAGTGTCACTGCATTAACCTGAAGTCTAAGCCTGATTATTGTCACCTTTATAcctaatgaaaataataaatctCTCCTGAAGGTTTAAAAAAGAAGGTGTTGGGGAAAGCTCTTCACAAACACAACAGAAGCACGTCTGAGCTTCCTCAACTCACTCTGCAGCTCACATGGAGTGCAGCTGGAAGTGTTGCCATCACCAAAGCTGTCCAACACATCAGTCCAGGCATCAATCTCCATTTTCTCTGCACATATTTCTACAGCAATTAATGCCTTTCCACTCCCTGAAGAGCAACCAGTTGACAGGGAAGGTTCTGTATGCAAGAGGAAGGTTTTAACAAGTTTTAACAAGTGCTACATAACAGGATGTGAGATTAATTCCTATAAGAGGTAAAACTAACTGTGGGCCTTGCTGAGCACAAATGTTGTTCCTTTTACTTAGACTTCTGCCCATGCAGCATAATGAGAAGTTACATGCACAACACTTAGGAGCAATCAAGCTGCTGATTTAACAGATTTCTGTTGCCATTTCTGATTTAGTTACCTGAGAAATGCTCAGGTAGTAGGTGTCCTTGAGTACCCAGATCCATAATCCACAGCACATACACATCACCCCTCTGCATTCAAGGACAGTTAGCAGTGCAAATTCAAATTCTGAAAAATTACTAAGCAGCAAAATGAAGTCTGTAGGTACATCCTGAATTTGATACTTCCAGGTTTGTTCAGCATGACAGACTTCACACAAGGTTTAAGCAGCTGACTACCGGATTACATCCCTACGGTTCCAAAAAGCATCTCAGAACACGACGGGGACACAATGCTGAAAATTATTATTGCTTATAGAGGGAGCTTGTGGCAGGGATGAAATTCAGCTTGGGAATCTAGAGACCATGCCTTTTTCCCTCCTGCAATCCCCAGCCTCATCAACTCTAAACCTTTCAATTTATACAGCAAATGAAACATGGGTCATACTGCAGCACGCTGCTTTCATTCCTCTCCAAAGCACCCGCTGCAGAAGACAAGACAGGTATCCTCCAGAGGAAAAcagaagctcttcctgcactgcACACAATATGTCAAATTTATATTGAGTTTATTAATCCTGGAAGATCACAGCTTCTAAATTCTGGACTTTGTGGTTTTTAGAAAAGATTaatgtaatttctttttctcttctgaaaAGGACAGATGGTAAAAGCACAAATTCCACCAGGTACTGTCAGCTTTCCCTCAGCAGGGATAGAAACCTTTAGATAGAGCAAGCTCCTGAGCCAGCACAAAAACCAGTAGGATGCTGCTGTGCGGGCAGAACAACCCCACATGAGGTTAGGGTCACACTTCACAGTGACATTCTTGCACCAGGAGAAACCCAAGCAGGAGTTCCATTCTGCTACACAACCTGAAAGGAACTGTGCTCTAGTTTTGACAGCCGTCACTGCAAAAATCTGCCACCGCCACTGATGCCAGCACATGCCCTCGTCTGGACAACatccatctgtctgtctgtctgtcttttgCCTCTACTTGTCTGTTCAGCCTGTGCACCCACCCTTGAGAGCCCCTCTCTCCCCAGAGCTTGCTCCCCTCAGCCAGGCCAGTGGCTCCTTTCCTGCCTCCAGgggtgcagagcccctgctcctgggggctctggcagtgtggggagggctgtcccctggccctggcactgTGGGGAGGGCTGTCACTGGGCCCTGGCAGTGTGGGGAGGGCTGTCACCCGGCCCTGGCAGTGTGGGCAGGGCTGTCACCCGGCTCTGGCAGTGTGGGGAGGGCTGTCACCCAGCTCTGGCAGTGTGGGGAGGGCTGTCACCCAGCTCTGGCAGTGTGGGGAGGgctgtcccctggccctggcagtgtGGGGAGGGCTGTCCCCTGGCTCTGGCACTGTGGGAAGGGCTGTCACTGGGCCCTGGCACTGTGGGGAGGGCTGTCACTGGGCCCTGGCAGTGTGGGGAGGGCTGTCACCCAGCTCTGGCAGTGTGGGGAGGGCTGTCACCCAGCTCTGGCAGTGTGGGGAGGgctgtcccctggccctggcactgTGGGGAGGGCTGTCACCTGGCTCTGGCAGTGTGGGGAGGGCTGTCACCTGGCTCTGGCAGTGTGGGCAGGGCTGTCACCTGGCTCTGGCAGTGTGGGCAGGGCTGTCACCTGGCTCTGGCAGTGTGGGGAGGGCTGTCACCCGGCCCTGGCAGTGTGGGGAGGGCTGTCACTGGGCCCTGGCAGTGTGGGGAGGGCTGtcacccagccctggcagtgtgggGAGGGCTGTCACCCGGCCCTGGCAGTGTGGGGAGGGCTGTCACTGGGCCCTGGCAGTGTGGGGAGGGCTGTCACCCGGCCCTGGCAGTGTGGGGAGGGCTGTCACCCGGCCCTGGCAGTGTGGGGAGGGCTGTCACCCGGCTCTGGCAGTGTGGGCAGGGCTGTCACCCGGCCCTGGCAGTGTGGGCAGGGCTGTCAcctggccctggctctggttgagCAAATGCTCAGCTCAGGCACCACGAGTGGATCATTTATGCACATCTGAGCCATGAGCTTCCAGAGGCTCATTAGCTGGGCAGGCTTCC
This genomic window contains:
- the ING4 gene encoding inhibitor of growth protein 4; protein product: MAAGMYLEHYLDSIENLPFELQRNFQLMRDLDQRTEDLKSEIDKLATEYISNARTLSSEEKLGLLKQIQEAYGKCKEFGDDKVQLAMQTYEMVDKHIRRLDTDLARFEADLKEKQIESSDYDSSSSKGKKKGRAQKEKKAARARSKGKNSDEEAPKTAQKKLKLVRTSTEYGMPSVTFGNVHPSDVLDMPVDPNEPTYCLCHQVSYGEMIGCDNPDCSIEWFHFACVGLTTKPRGKWFCPRCSQERKKK